The stretch of DNA GATAATCAAATACATTTTATAAAAGAGCCAGAATCTTACTATTTAGGAAGCAAATATATAATAGTTGAAGTTGCAGATGATGGAATTTGGTTTGAAGAAATTAGATATAAAATTGGAATATATTTTTTATTAGCATTTATATTTATGATGATTTTGGGTTATTTTATATTAAAACAAGTTTTAAAACCAATGCGAGATGCTTTACATTTACTGGATAGATTTATTAAAGACACAACTCATGAATTAAATACGCCAGTTACAGCAATTATTACAAATATAGAAATGATTGACAAAACCAGTTTAGATGATAAATTATTAAAAAAAATAAATAGAATAGAAATTGGTGCAAAAACAATTTCAAATATTTATGAAGATTTAACCTTTGTTACACTTAATAATCAAATTATTTCAAATAACGAAGAGATAAATCTTTCGAATGTATTAAAACAAAGAATAGAATATTTTAATAGTATCGCAACAATGAAAAAAATAAATTTTGATTTAAATATTGAAGATGATGTTTTTATTGTTTGTGACATAAAAAAAATAACTAAATTAATTGATAATATTTTGTCAAATGCAATAAAATATAATAAAATTGCAGGATTTATAAAAGTAAATTTAGATGATAATATTTTAAGTATTGAAGATAGTGGAAAAGGAATTGAAAAAGAAAATCTAAAAAATCTTTTTGAAAGATATTCAAGATTTGATAAAAGTGTAGGTGGATTTGGTATTGGTTTAAATATAGTATCTTTAATTGCAAAAGAGTATGGTTTAAAAATTGATATAAAGTCTCAAATGAATATGGGAACAATGGTGGAAATAACATGGTAAAAGTTTTTTTAGTTTTATTTTTAATAATTTCATCTTTAAATGCTGCAAAAGATGAAGATGGTATTTATGAAACAAATTGTGTAAAATGTCATTCAAAATTACCTGTTACAATTGATAAATATTTTTATAGATATTTATTAAAATATAGTAGTGAACGAGCTGTAAAAGAAGCAATGTTTGACTATATGAAAAATCCATCTGTAGAAAAAACTATTATGGCAGAGTCCTTTATCACAAGGTTTGGTATAAAAAAGAAAACAAATTTGAGTGATGATAAACTCATGGAAGCATTAGATACTTATTGGGATGAATATAAGATTTCTAACAAA from Arcobacter suis CECT 7833 encodes:
- a CDS encoding sensor histidine kinase, whose protein sequence is MSVLKNSGIDLTKSETRTLLGFSFLYSFLVLVILGVVSFLYYQFQKDLMLQEKRQLLQNYSNDLVVRLKDLHVNIDKNNIYPRDERFNSAIFDSDKKKIFSTLESDDVSLDDIIYLSDNQIHFIKEPESYYLGSKYIIVEVADDGIWFEEIRYKIGIYFLLAFIFMMILGYFILKQVLKPMRDALHLLDRFIKDTTHELNTPVTAIITNIEMIDKTSLDDKLLKKINRIEIGAKTISNIYEDLTFVTLNNQIISNNEEINLSNVLKQRIEYFNSIATMKKINFDLNIEDDVFIVCDIKKITKLIDNILSNAIKYNKIAGFIKVNLDDNILSIEDSGKGIEKENLKNLFERYSRFDKSVGGFGIGLNIVSLIAKEYGLKIDIKSQMNMGTMVEITW